A section of the Dermacoccus nishinomiyaensis genome encodes:
- a CDS encoding glutaminase codes for MISLIPDYLAATLEACPPDAHARNADYIPELARVDSSLFALAIATVDGMIYSAGDAEAEFTIQSVSKPFVYAMAIEDRGLDEVQRRIGVEPSGEAFNEISLEAGSKRPLNPMINAGAITAHSLVASPDDDESARVRRIVAGLSAFAGRELSIDRTVAESEWHDAHRNLAIGHMLRSYDMLTDDPDVVVHGYVEQCAVRVTTRDLAVMATTLANGGLHPVTGEQVVSSRTARQVLSVMLSCGMYNAAGDWLTAVGIPAKSGVGGGIIGALPGQVGLATFSPPLDEHGHSARGVQVFERLSEDMDMHLMDVPPPARSVVRHSHVVPLGRGSRGVDAHVYDLQGDIRFAGAERVVRLISDEPPTTKTVVFDLVDVHALDETAARMILETVRRLAADGHEVWFAGLDDAPLTHGRLDDEGFDLGRGVHVRMGRDLDDVAEQIMRA; via the coding sequence ATGATCTCGCTGATTCCTGACTACCTCGCGGCGACGCTCGAGGCCTGCCCGCCCGACGCCCATGCCCGGAATGCCGACTACATTCCGGAACTGGCCCGCGTCGACTCGTCACTGTTCGCCCTCGCAATCGCCACCGTCGACGGCATGATCTACAGCGCCGGTGACGCCGAGGCGGAGTTCACCATTCAGTCGGTCAGCAAACCGTTCGTCTACGCGATGGCGATCGAGGATCGCGGCCTCGACGAGGTGCAGCGTCGCATCGGCGTCGAACCGAGCGGTGAGGCGTTCAACGAGATCAGCCTCGAGGCGGGCAGCAAGCGCCCTCTCAACCCCATGATCAACGCCGGCGCCATCACGGCGCACTCTCTCGTCGCCTCCCCCGATGACGACGAGTCGGCGCGCGTGCGACGCATCGTCGCCGGTCTGTCGGCCTTCGCCGGGCGCGAGCTGAGCATCGACAGGACCGTCGCCGAATCGGAATGGCACGACGCGCACCGCAACCTCGCCATCGGGCACATGCTGCGCAGCTACGACATGCTGACGGACGACCCGGACGTCGTCGTCCACGGCTACGTCGAGCAGTGCGCCGTGCGCGTGACGACGCGTGACCTCGCCGTCATGGCGACGACGCTCGCCAACGGCGGCCTCCACCCGGTGACCGGTGAGCAGGTCGTCAGCTCGCGCACGGCCCGCCAGGTGCTGTCCGTCATGCTGAGCTGCGGCATGTACAACGCCGCCGGTGACTGGCTGACGGCCGTCGGCATCCCCGCCAAGAGCGGCGTCGGGGGCGGCATCATCGGCGCGCTGCCCGGGCAGGTGGGGCTCGCGACGTTCTCGCCGCCGCTCGACGAGCACGGCCACTCGGCCCGAGGGGTGCAGGTCTTCGAGCGACTCAGCGAAGACATGGACATGCACCTCATGGACGTCCCGCCGCCTGCCCGCTCGGTCGTCCGACACTCCCACGTCGTTCCGCTCGGGCGAGGTTCGCGCGGCGTCGACGCGCACGTCTACGACCTGCAGGGCGACATCCGGTTCGCCGGCGCGGAGCGCGTCGTCCGGCTCATCAGCGACGAGCCGCCGACGACGAAGACCGTCGTGTTCGACCTCGTCGACGTCCACGCGCTCGACGAGACCGCGGCCCGCATGATCCTCGAGACGGTGCGGCGCCTCGCGGCTGACGGGCATGAGGTCTGGTTCGCCGGCCTCGATGACGCACCCCTCACCCATGGGCGGCTCGACGACGAAGGGTTCGACCTCGGGCGCGGGGTGCACGTGCGCATGGGCCGCGACCTCGACGATGTCGCCGAACAGATCATGAGGGCCTGA
- a CDS encoding PH domain-containing protein, which produces MSESDARPLPPGLTPVSPRLTSARLLTLAIAAVVAGAGVAATMFFAPRWVTVALAVALIVAVVWVGLVIARQVRHIGYATRDDDLLIVRGVMFRTTTVVPYGRMQYVEVSSGPIARMFDLATLELHTASASSDATIPGMPRHDAEALRDRLAALGEAHLAGL; this is translated from the coding sequence ATGTCCGAAAGCGATGCACGGCCCTTGCCACCAGGCCTCACCCCGGTGAGCCCTCGGCTGACGTCGGCGCGCCTGCTGACGCTCGCCATCGCGGCGGTCGTCGCCGGTGCCGGCGTCGCGGCCACGATGTTCTTCGCGCCACGCTGGGTGACGGTTGCCCTCGCCGTCGCGCTGATCGTCGCCGTCGTGTGGGTGGGCCTCGTCATCGCGCGTCAGGTCAGGCACATCGGGTACGCCACGCGCGACGACGACCTGCTCATCGTCAGGGGCGTCATGTTCCGTACGACGACGGTCGTGCCGTACGGGCGCATGCAGTACGTCGAGGTCTCGAGTGGACCGATCGCGCGGATGTTCGATCTTGCCACGCTCGAACTGCACACCGCGTCCGCGTCTTCCGACGCCACCATCCCCGGCATGCCACGCCACGACGCGGAGGCACTGCGCGATCGTCTCGCGGCGCTCGGCGAAGCGCACCTCGCGGGGTTGTGA
- a CDS encoding PH domain-containing protein → MADTHTPDDSAATPGPPDDTLADGAWHRVHPLTPVMKSGAFLLVVLGIGISRAEDMLKDALNGAAGGSSSSSNAETYAASRWLVALAILVGVLAVLLLANWIMWRKNEFRVDADSLQVRKGVVGKAHRKARLDRVQAIDLTQPLLPRLLGLAQLKFDVAGGSDSNLTIEYLRRADAEKLRATMLERVRVSRETSHESDGASRTSTSLGAGGQEAATNPGDAPEGEAPTTPQAARVREDAATARASRPGASLGSRLVHGVVPGVVDDLSGTLTEALAPYRVRVAADAEGAIVRVPPHRVFIAQALTGGALVAAAGFVVLLVLFGVGVSTGHASEAFSIALTVLFVMFGAVNAAVRAFLRDSNFSVALTSDGIVVTHGLTSTTRRVIPVDRIQAVELTQPVLWRRFGWWRVRMNLASSSALGDDADAILLPLGSVDDAMMLMGLVLPEPGTPPDVTGRDLMLEAMMAERTTSTSAAAAMFTGPGRRARLLDPLSWRREAWARTATMTVIREGRMKRRVVCVPHARVQSMALAQGPLQRWLGLGTVELHSTSGPTRPRLVHQDAEVAQRFLFDHAEVTRRARAALDAPDPQRVGV, encoded by the coding sequence ATGGCCGATACCCACACGCCCGACGACTCGGCCGCCACCCCCGGGCCGCCCGACGACACGCTCGCCGACGGAGCATGGCATCGCGTTCACCCGTTGACGCCAGTCATGAAGAGCGGCGCGTTTCTGCTCGTCGTCCTCGGTATCGGCATCTCCCGCGCCGAGGACATGCTGAAGGATGCTCTCAACGGCGCGGCCGGTGGCTCCTCGTCGTCGAGCAATGCCGAGACATACGCGGCGAGCCGCTGGCTCGTCGCGCTCGCCATTCTCGTGGGCGTGCTTGCCGTGCTGCTGCTCGCCAACTGGATCATGTGGCGCAAGAACGAGTTTCGCGTCGACGCCGACAGCTTGCAGGTGCGCAAGGGCGTCGTCGGCAAGGCGCACCGCAAGGCGCGTCTCGATCGCGTGCAGGCCATCGACCTCACCCAGCCGCTACTTCCCCGACTGCTCGGCCTCGCCCAGCTCAAGTTCGACGTCGCGGGCGGCAGCGATTCCAACCTGACGATCGAATACTTGCGGCGTGCCGACGCCGAGAAACTGCGCGCCACGATGCTCGAACGGGTGCGAGTTTCACGTGAAACCTCCCACGAGAGCGACGGTGCGTCCCGGACATCCACCAGCCTCGGCGCTGGTGGCCAGGAGGCTGCCACCAACCCCGGCGATGCACCCGAGGGCGAGGCGCCCACGACCCCCCAGGCTGCGCGCGTCCGTGAGGACGCGGCGACGGCGAGGGCGTCGCGGCCCGGCGCCTCGTTGGGTAGTCGGCTCGTTCACGGCGTCGTCCCGGGCGTCGTCGACGACCTGAGTGGCACGCTGACCGAAGCCCTTGCGCCGTATCGCGTTCGCGTCGCAGCGGACGCGGAAGGCGCCATCGTCAGGGTGCCGCCGCATCGCGTCTTCATCGCCCAGGCGCTGACGGGTGGTGCGCTTGTCGCGGCGGCGGGTTTCGTCGTCCTGCTCGTCCTGTTCGGTGTCGGCGTGAGTACGGGCCACGCGTCGGAGGCGTTCTCTATCGCGCTGACGGTGCTCTTCGTCATGTTCGGCGCTGTGAATGCGGCCGTCCGCGCGTTCCTGCGCGACTCGAACTTCTCCGTGGCGCTCACGTCCGACGGGATCGTCGTCACGCACGGCCTCACCTCGACCACGCGTCGCGTCATTCCGGTCGACCGCATCCAGGCTGTCGAACTCACACAACCCGTGCTGTGGCGCCGGTTCGGGTGGTGGCGCGTGCGGATGAACCTCGCGAGTTCCTCCGCCCTCGGTGACGACGCCGACGCCATCCTGCTGCCGCTCGGATCCGTCGATGACGCAATGATGCTCATGGGGCTCGTCCTGCCGGAGCCGGGCACGCCGCCGGACGTGACCGGTCGCGACCTCATGCTCGAGGCGATGATGGCGGAGCGCACGACGTCGACATCAGCCGCCGCAGCGATGTTCACCGGGCCCGGCCGGCGAGCGCGGCTGCTCGATCCGTTGTCGTGGCGACGCGAGGCGTGGGCGCGCACGGCGACGATGACCGTCATCCGCGAGGGCCGCATGAAGCGCCGAGTCGTCTGCGTGCCACATGCGCGGGTGCAGTCGATGGCGCTCGCGCAGGGTCCTCTGCAGCGGTGGCTGGGCTTGGGCACCGTCGAGTTGCATTCGACGAGTGGGCCGACTCGCCCGCGGCTCGTGCATCAGGACGCCGAGGTCGCGCAGCGTTTTCTCTTCGATCACGCCGAGGTGACGCGGCGTGCGCGCGCGGCGCTCGACGCCCCCGACCCGCAGCGGGTCGGCGTCTGA
- a CDS encoding FhaA domain-containing protein → MGLFDKLESKLEQGVNGAFARAFKSEVQPVEIASGIRRAMDDRAASVGKGKRPIVPNLFTIELSPTDYDRLSEWGDELDDELIASAQEHADEQRYMPGGPLTIVLTESDDLETGVFRLRPATAKAADALAHQRNNPRPQRETHHDDTSHDAAAQPTGANHDAHLDTRDASDAYDAHSGTHAGVAGASAASALGSTTSPHPTGRTFGTRIKDYLLGSPQPTTDSSRGHADAPPSAASEYERNDERGYLDREAHVSAPPVQDSYAADDHLVEDEAGYDDYDHHGFDDAHADGRVYSGDVYVDAENHDNHDANAHHAWDDDSDAGDPTGYEPAPRPESARPRQMSPRERPWLKIDGQRYPLLGAITVLGRDDDADIVVDDPGVSRRHSEIRITHDGPHLVMSVRDLGSTNGTYVNGEHVGSTHVHDGDRLTLGRTPMTIHLGDRP, encoded by the coding sequence ATGGGTCTGTTCGACAAGCTCGAGAGCAAGCTCGAACAAGGCGTCAACGGCGCTTTCGCGCGCGCGTTCAAGAGCGAGGTCCAGCCCGTCGAGATCGCGTCTGGAATCCGCCGCGCCATGGACGACCGCGCGGCGTCCGTCGGCAAGGGCAAGCGACCCATCGTCCCCAACCTGTTCACGATCGAGTTGTCGCCGACCGACTACGACCGCCTCTCCGAGTGGGGCGACGAACTCGACGACGAACTCATCGCGAGCGCCCAGGAGCACGCCGACGAGCAGCGCTACATGCCCGGCGGCCCCCTGACGATCGTGCTCACCGAATCCGACGACCTCGAGACGGGCGTCTTCCGCCTACGCCCCGCAACGGCCAAGGCCGCGGATGCCCTCGCCCACCAGCGCAACAACCCGCGCCCGCAGCGCGAGACGCACCACGACGACACGAGCCACGACGCCGCGGCGCAGCCCACGGGCGCGAACCACGACGCCCACCTGGACACCCGCGATGCGTCCGATGCCTACGACGCTCACTCCGGCACGCACGCCGGCGTCGCGGGTGCCAGCGCCGCGAGCGCCCTCGGATCGACGACGTCACCGCACCCGACCGGCCGCACGTTCGGTACGCGCATCAAGGACTACCTGCTCGGCAGCCCGCAGCCCACCACCGACTCGTCGCGCGGCCACGCCGACGCCCCCCCGTCCGCAGCGTCCGAGTACGAGCGCAACGATGAACGCGGCTACCTCGACCGCGAGGCGCACGTCAGCGCCCCGCCAGTACAAGACTCATACGCTGCCGACGACCACCTCGTCGAAGACGAAGCCGGATACGACGACTACGACCACCACGGTTTCGACGATGCCCACGCCGACGGTCGCGTCTACTCGGGCGATGTCTACGTCGACGCCGAGAATCACGACAACCATGACGCGAACGCTCACCACGCCTGGGATGACGACAGCGACGCCGGCGACCCGACGGGCTACGAGCCTGCGCCGCGCCCGGAATCGGCGCGTCCGCGTCAGATGTCGCCGCGCGAACGCCCGTGGCTGAAGATCGACGGGCAGCGCTACCCCCTGCTCGGAGCCATCACCGTCCTCGGGCGTGACGACGACGCCGACATCGTCGTCGATGACCCGGGCGTCAGCCGTCGTCACAGCGAGATCCGCATCACGCACGACGGTCCCCACCTCGTCATGAGCGTGCGCGATCTCGGGTCGACGAACGGCACCTACGTCAACGGCGAGCACGTCGGTTCGACGCACGTGCACGACGGCGACCGGTTGACCCTCGGGCGCACCCCCATGACCATCCATCTCGGAGACCGCCCATGA
- a CDS encoding FHA domain-containing protein FhaB/FipA, with amino-acid sequence MNELTMTAIRYGLLALLWFFVFAVVGVLRSDLYGAKTGGGRASRAVSRETKAKTPRAVRKGPTHLAIIEGAMRGTTLPLSESGTLLGRNPECSLVLSDDFASGRHARIYPESDGWYLDDLGSTNGTYIGAERIGEHVRVEPGTRIRIGRTVLELRK; translated from the coding sequence ATGAACGAACTGACGATGACGGCCATCCGCTACGGCCTGCTCGCGCTGCTGTGGTTCTTCGTGTTCGCCGTCGTCGGCGTGCTCCGTTCCGACCTGTACGGCGCGAAGACGGGTGGTGGCCGTGCCTCGCGCGCTGTTTCACGTGAAACGAAGGCCAAGACACCCCGCGCCGTGCGCAAGGGCCCGACGCATCTCGCCATCATCGAAGGCGCGATGCGCGGCACCACGCTGCCGCTGTCGGAATCCGGCACCTTGCTCGGACGCAACCCCGAGTGCTCGCTCGTGCTGAGCGACGACTTCGCCTCGGGTCGCCACGCCCGCATCTACCCCGAATCCGACGGCTGGTACCTCGACGACCTGGGATCGACGAACGGCACGTACATCGGTGCTGAACGCATCGGTGAGCACGTGCGCGTCGAACCGGGCACCCGTATCCGTATCGGCCGCACCGTCCTCGAACTGAGGAAGTGA
- a CDS encoding PP2C family protein-serine/threonine phosphatase, protein MPIALRYAARSDVGLGSKKRNEDSAYASSSMLVLADGMGGHAAGDVASSTVVGELVQLDGDDIGADDALDQLADGIAEANEKLRSEMDADPTREGMGTTLIVLLKTGRQLAMANIGDSRAYQLRDGKFTQITKDHSFVQSLLDSGRITPDEAVHHPQRSLVTRVLTGREGDVPDLSLREARVGDRYLLCSDGLSDYVGARTIEEIFTEGASKSVGEVADSLIEIALKASTLDNVTVVVAEVANIDDVDLAARPDVVGAAVAHGLTQSLPTREQTPAEKARALSRELDGDDEPDETDKGAHLAETRPRRRGRLYAAIAALVLLLALAVAAVWGWTWSHSQYFIKDSGGRVTVYQGVDSKLGPIDLRHQQESTNIPTADLPEFWRSKVTSGIDASSEKEAAATVERLRAEMVACLAASASGNECTK, encoded by the coding sequence ATGCCCATCGCACTCAGATACGCCGCACGATCCGACGTCGGTCTCGGCTCGAAGAAGCGCAACGAGGACTCGGCCTACGCGAGCAGCTCGATGCTCGTGCTCGCCGACGGCATGGGCGGCCACGCCGCAGGTGACGTCGCGAGCTCCACCGTCGTCGGCGAACTCGTGCAGCTCGACGGCGACGACATCGGCGCCGACGACGCTCTCGACCAACTCGCCGACGGCATCGCCGAGGCCAACGAGAAGTTGCGCAGCGAGATGGACGCCGATCCCACCCGCGAGGGCATGGGCACCACCCTGATCGTGCTGCTCAAGACCGGCCGGCAGCTCGCAATGGCGAACATCGGCGACAGCCGCGCCTACCAGCTGCGTGACGGCAAGTTCACGCAGATCACGAAGGACCACTCCTTCGTCCAGAGCCTTCTCGACTCCGGCCGCATCACCCCCGACGAGGCCGTCCACCACCCGCAGCGCAGCCTCGTCACGCGCGTCCTGACGGGCCGCGAGGGCGACGTGCCCGACCTCAGCCTGCGCGAGGCACGCGTCGGCGACCGCTATCTGTTGTGCTCCGACGGCCTCTCCGACTACGTCGGCGCCCGCACGATCGAGGAGATCTTCACCGAGGGCGCGTCGAAGAGCGTCGGCGAGGTCGCCGACTCCCTCATCGAGATCGCCCTCAAGGCCTCGACGCTCGACAACGTCACCGTCGTCGTCGCGGAGGTTGCGAACATCGACGACGTCGACCTCGCCGCGCGCCCCGACGTGGTCGGCGCCGCCGTCGCGCACGGCCTGACTCAGAGCCTGCCGACGCGTGAGCAGACGCCGGCGGAGAAGGCCCGCGCCCTCTCCCGCGAACTCGACGGCGACGACGAACCCGACGAGACCGACAAGGGTGCCCACCTCGCCGAGACGCGCCCGCGTCGCCGCGGACGTCTCTACGCCGCCATCGCCGCGCTCGTCCTGCTGCTCGCCCTCGCCGTCGCCGCCGTGTGGGGCTGGACGTGGTCGCACAGTCAGTACTTCATCAAGGATTCGGGCGGCCGCGTCACCGTCTATCAAGGCGTCGACTCGAAGCTCGGCCCGATCGACCTGCGCCATCAGCAGGAGAGCACGAACATCCCGACCGCCGACCTGCCCGAGTTCTGGCGCTCCAAGGTGACGAGCGGCATCGACGCCTCCAGTGAGAAGGAGGCCGCCGCCACCGTCGAGCGTCTGCGCGCGGAGATGGTCGCGTGCCTCGCCGCGTCCGCCTCCGGAAACGAGTGCACGAAGTGA
- a CDS encoding FtsW/RodA/SpoVE family cell cycle protein: MSPDLATITGRGTKRGTELMLLAFAVGIVLFAYANVGLAVEGSLPTDILTLGVGMGVIALVFHLVVRVVAAYADPVLLPAATLLNGLGLVMIRRIDMARGKGVMEGAAVRQLMWSAIAVAAAIGLLCLIRDHRRLRRYTFTFALAGLALLMMPLLPFIGMNINGNRIWIHVGPLSFQPSEVAKILLTIFFASYLVQTRDALSLVGKRVLGFPLPRARDMGPILLAWLTSLAVLVFEKDLGTSLLFFGLFVAMLYVATERRSWIAIGLGLFFSGCYLAYLLFPNFQNRVTLWLDPFAPGLSDQVARSLMGLAFGGLTGTGLGRGYPTFNYAEANSDFIMSSFGEELGLVGLTAMIALFAIIVERGLRIAIACRDGFGKLLATGLAFSICLQCFVVLGGITRVIPLTGLTTPFLSAGGSSLLANWAIIALLLRISDQARRPAVTEAKPTLGSDDTQVVKIR, encoded by the coding sequence GTGAGCCCAGACCTCGCGACCATCACGGGCCGAGGCACGAAACGCGGCACCGAGCTCATGCTGCTCGCGTTCGCCGTCGGCATCGTGCTGTTCGCCTACGCGAACGTCGGGCTCGCGGTGGAGGGGTCGCTGCCGACCGACATCCTGACGCTCGGCGTCGGGATGGGCGTCATCGCCCTCGTGTTCCACCTCGTCGTGCGCGTCGTCGCCGCCTACGCCGACCCCGTGCTGCTACCGGCCGCGACGCTGCTCAACGGCCTCGGACTCGTCATGATCCGTCGTATCGACATGGCCCGCGGCAAGGGCGTCATGGAGGGCGCAGCCGTCCGACAGCTCATGTGGTCGGCCATCGCCGTCGCCGCCGCGATCGGGCTGCTCTGCCTCATCCGCGACCACCGGCGGCTGCGGCGCTACACGTTCACGTTCGCCCTCGCCGGCCTCGCGCTGCTCATGATGCCGCTGCTGCCGTTCATCGGCATGAACATCAACGGCAACCGCATCTGGATCCACGTCGGGCCGCTCAGCTTCCAGCCGAGCGAGGTCGCCAAGATCCTGCTCACGATCTTCTTCGCGAGCTACCTCGTGCAGACGCGTGACGCGCTCAGTCTCGTCGGCAAGCGTGTGCTCGGCTTCCCGCTGCCGAGAGCGCGCGACATGGGCCCCATCCTGCTGGCCTGGCTGACGTCCCTCGCCGTCCTCGTCTTCGAGAAGGACCTCGGCACGTCGCTGCTGTTCTTCGGCCTGTTCGTCGCCATGCTCTACGTGGCGACGGAGAGGCGCAGCTGGATCGCCATCGGTCTCGGGCTCTTCTTCAGCGGCTGCTACCTCGCGTACCTGCTCTTCCCCAACTTCCAGAACCGCGTCACCCTCTGGCTCGACCCGTTCGCGCCAGGCCTCTCCGACCAGGTCGCCCGCTCCCTCATGGGCCTCGCGTTCGGCGGACTCACCGGCACCGGCCTCGGACGTGGCTACCCGACGTTCAACTACGCCGAGGCGAACTCGGACTTCATCATGTCGAGCTTCGGCGAAGAACTCGGCCTCGTCGGCCTCACGGCGATGATCGCGCTGTTCGCCATCATCGTCGAACGCGGCCTGCGCATCGCCATTGCCTGCCGCGACGGCTTCGGCAAGCTTCTCGCGACAGGCCTCGCGTTCTCCATCTGCCTGCAGTGCTTCGTCGTCCTCGGCGGCATCACCCGCGTCATCCCCCTCACTGGTCTGACGACGCCGTTCCTGTCAGCCGGCGGTAGCTCGCTGCTCGCGAACTGGGCGATCATCGCGCTGCTGCTGCGCATCAGCGACCAAGCGCGACGCCCCGCCGTCACGGAGGCGAAGCCGACGCTCGGCTCCGACGACACCCAGGTGGTGAAGATCCGATGA
- a CDS encoding peptidoglycan D,D-transpeptidase FtsI family protein, with the protein MNTPIRKLGVVASMLFCAVLVAASYIQVVQAPSLDARAGNSRVINDGYKKERGSILVDGKAIATSVKSNDKYVYQRQYSNGSLYAPVTGYSSIVYGNGGGIEGASDGVLSGTSDSLFYRRLADVVTGKKPAGANVELTINPKIQAAAAKALGNRRGAAVALDPKTGAVLAMVSSPTYDPSTLASHDTTSVVNMWKQLNADSTQPMVNRTISGNLYPPGSTFKLVTTAAALESGKYTPESTLNGPATIRLPQTTHSLPNDNHLPCGDNDKTSLTHALEISCNTAYAELGMDLGQDKLAAQAKKFGFGQVVRLPMRVTPSSFPSDMNTPQTAMAAIGQYDVRVTPLQIAMISATIANGGTQMEPHLVKNVVDSDLDVISSTDPKIMSKPISSDTAGSLKTMMEAVVNNGTGKLAAVDGYQVAGKTGTAQGDTSKAADLWFTGFAPANDPKIALALVLENGGDQGVETLAGEVAAPAAQQIFEAALR; encoded by the coding sequence ATGAACACGCCGATCCGCAAGCTCGGCGTCGTGGCCTCGATGCTGTTCTGTGCCGTTCTCGTTGCCGCGAGCTACATCCAGGTCGTCCAGGCGCCCTCGCTCGACGCCCGCGCCGGCAACAGCCGCGTCATCAACGACGGGTACAAGAAGGAGCGCGGCAGCATCCTCGTGGACGGCAAGGCCATCGCAACGAGCGTGAAGTCGAACGACAAGTACGTCTACCAGCGTCAGTACTCGAACGGCTCGCTCTATGCGCCCGTCACGGGCTACAGCTCGATCGTCTACGGCAACGGCGGCGGCATCGAGGGTGCCTCCGACGGCGTCCTGAGCGGCACGAGCGACTCGTTGTTCTACCGCCGCCTCGCTGACGTCGTCACGGGCAAGAAGCCCGCCGGGGCCAACGTCGAGCTGACGATCAACCCCAAGATCCAGGCGGCCGCGGCGAAGGCGCTCGGCAACCGTCGCGGCGCGGCCGTCGCGCTCGACCCCAAGACGGGCGCCGTCCTCGCCATGGTGAGCTCACCGACGTACGACCCGTCGACCCTCGCCTCGCACGACACGACGTCGGTCGTCAACATGTGGAAGCAGCTCAACGCCGACTCGACGCAGCCGATGGTCAACCGGACCATCTCGGGCAATCTGTACCCCCCGGGTTCCACGTTCAAGCTCGTCACGACGGCCGCCGCGCTCGAATCGGGCAAGTACACGCCCGAGTCGACGCTCAACGGCCCTGCCACCATCAGGCTGCCGCAGACGACGCACTCACTGCCCAACGACAACCACCTGCCCTGCGGCGACAACGACAAGACGTCACTGACGCACGCGCTCGAGATCAGCTGCAACACGGCCTACGCCGAGCTCGGCATGGATCTCGGCCAGGACAAGCTCGCCGCACAGGCCAAGAAGTTCGGCTTCGGCCAGGTCGTGCGCCTGCCGATGCGCGTCACGCCGTCGAGCTTCCCCTCCGACATGAACACGCCGCAGACGGCGATGGCCGCCATCGGCCAGTACGACGTGCGGGTCACGCCGCTGCAGATCGCGATGATCTCCGCGACGATCGCGAACGGCGGCACGCAGATGGAACCGCACCTCGTGAAGAACGTCGTCGACTCCGACCTCGACGTCATCTCCTCGACCGACCCGAAGATCATGTCCAAGCCCATCTCATCGGACACGGCCGGCAGCCTCAAGACGATGATGGAAGCGGTCGTCAACAACGGCACCGGCAAGCTCGCCGCCGTCGACGGCTACCAGGTCGCGGGCAAGACGGGCACGGCGCAGGGCGACACGAGCAAGGCCGCCGACCTGTGGTTCACCGGTTTCGCACCGGCGAACGACCCCAAGATCGCGCTCGCGCTCGTGCTCGAGAACGGCGGCGATCAGGGCGTCGAGACCCTCGCCGGCGAGGTCGCCGCACCCGCCGCGCAGCAGATCTTCGAGGCAGCCCTGCGATGA